The following are encoded in a window of Kitasatospora sp. NBC_01250 genomic DNA:
- a CDS encoding C1 family peptidase: MKKNTYARAVAVLAIAGAFSTAMVSAADATPSAAARPHHHHFALGAQLDHPVQPRMHSAIAPHATKDVPASVDLSNYLPQVGDQGQVGSCVAWAIDYSAIGIMEGEQGIAGAPHAPMYTYAQIAQGNDQGSYASQHFDILTTQGLDTKADYWQGDFDYTTQPDANETANAANWKLSGYTALDTGSALVDEVKSSLAQGEPVVFAFNVYQSLEDIDATTAGNYSYYPSADELAGQPLGGHEVAIVGYNDQGVKIANSWGSSWGDNGYFTVPWNFVTDQIQEADAVGQIVATGQGVH, encoded by the coding sequence GTGAAGAAGAACACCTACGCCCGCGCCGTCGCGGTGCTGGCGATAGCCGGTGCGTTCAGCACCGCGATGGTCTCGGCCGCCGATGCGACTCCGTCGGCCGCCGCGCGCCCGCACCACCACCACTTCGCGCTCGGCGCGCAGTTGGACCACCCCGTCCAGCCCCGCATGCACAGTGCGATCGCCCCGCACGCCACCAAGGACGTGCCGGCGAGCGTGGACCTGAGCAACTACCTTCCCCAGGTGGGCGACCAGGGCCAGGTCGGGTCCTGCGTGGCCTGGGCCATCGACTACTCCGCGATCGGCATCATGGAGGGCGAGCAGGGCATCGCGGGCGCCCCGCACGCGCCGATGTACACCTACGCGCAGATCGCCCAGGGCAACGACCAGGGCAGCTACGCCAGTCAGCACTTCGACATCCTGACCACGCAGGGCCTGGACACCAAGGCCGACTACTGGCAGGGCGACTTCGACTACACCACCCAGCCCGACGCCAACGAGACCGCGAACGCGGCCAACTGGAAGCTGTCCGGCTACACCGCGCTGGACACCGGCAGCGCGCTGGTCGACGAGGTGAAGAGCTCGCTGGCCCAGGGCGAGCCGGTGGTCTTCGCCTTCAACGTGTACCAGAGCCTGGAGGACATCGACGCCACCACCGCCGGGAACTACTCCTACTACCCGAGCGCGGACGAGCTGGCCGGACAGCCGCTGGGCGGCCACGAGGTGGCCATCGTCGGCTACAACGACCAGGGCGTGAAGATCGCCAACTCGTGGGGCAGCTCGTGGGGTGACAACGGCTACTTCACCGTGCCGTGGAACTTCGTCACCGACCAGATCCAGGAGGCCGACGCCGTCGGCCAGATCGTCGCCACCGGCCAGGGCGTGCACTGA
- the cynS gene encoding cyanase: MVHAQFDPTARQTLAIAAVDAKTRRDLSWQQIADVAGLSVAFVTAAVLGQHALPADAAKAVAGLLGLDEEAERLLQTIPTRGSLAGGIPTDPTIYRFHEMIEVYGTTLKALVHEQFGDGIISAINFRIDVQKVADPEGGDRAVITLDGKFLPYKPF, encoded by the coding sequence GTGGTGCACGCCCAGTTCGACCCGACCGCCCGTCAGACGCTGGCCATCGCGGCCGTCGACGCCAAGACCCGCCGGGACCTCTCCTGGCAGCAGATCGCCGATGTGGCCGGCCTGTCGGTCGCCTTCGTGACCGCCGCCGTCCTCGGCCAGCACGCCCTGCCGGCGGACGCGGCCAAGGCCGTCGCCGGACTCCTCGGCCTGGACGAGGAGGCGGAGCGGCTGCTGCAGACCATTCCGACCCGCGGCTCGCTGGCCGGCGGGATCCCCACCGACCCGACCATCTACCGCTTCCACGAGATGATCGAGGTCTACGGCACCACCCTCAAGGCGCTGGTGCACGAGCAGTTCGGTGACGGCATCATCAGCGCGATCAACTTCAGGATCGACGTGCAGAAGGTCGCCGATCCCGAGGGCGGCGACCGCGCCGTCATCACGCTGGACGGCAAGTTCCTTCCCTACAAGCCTTTCTGA
- a CDS encoding cytochrome P450 encodes MDPALVKRWQAEGGELVELLGLARERLGGVAAVRLGPRPTVLITDPQAVQHVLAQHPDQYVKRSHRARLLVGDGVLSASGDAWKRQRRFLQAQFTGTGMRRYEQRIAAAVEACAERWAGYARTGERFDLAAEMRRFALDSIWRALTGHPVDAATEAELASIDDLVGALPTLPADAVEVPPAVAADLARLDTVTRRAIEAARAGDAGPDGPGLLHDLLAAAVERPEYTDRLIRDELVTLLFAGHETTATTLTWLYLLLDRHPAAREQALAAGPEGSAERREAVQALVHETLRLYPSAWMLPRHATADDTVAGHTVAAGTDVLVCPWLTHRDPELWPDPEHFDPSRFTTPGARPTVTGAYLPFGLGPRACLGLQFALRETTALLERLLPAHTVAFDTVPTRAAYGITVRPDGPTTVTLG; translated from the coding sequence CTGGACCCCGCACTGGTGAAGCGCTGGCAGGCGGAGGGCGGCGAGCTGGTCGAGCTGCTGGGGCTGGCCCGCGAGCGGCTCGGCGGGGTCGCGGCCGTGCGCCTGGGACCTCGGCCGACCGTGCTGATCACCGATCCGCAGGCGGTCCAGCACGTGCTCGCCCAGCACCCGGACCAGTACGTCAAGCGCTCGCACCGGGCCCGGCTGCTGGTGGGTGACGGCGTGCTGTCCGCCTCGGGCGATGCCTGGAAGCGGCAACGCCGCTTTCTGCAGGCCCAGTTCACCGGTACCGGAATGCGCCGCTACGAGCAGCGGATCGCCGCGGCGGTCGAGGCCTGCGCCGAGCGCTGGGCCGGGTACGCCCGCACCGGGGAGCGCTTCGACCTCGCCGCGGAGATGCGCCGCTTCGCGCTGGACAGCATCTGGCGCGCCCTGACCGGCCATCCCGTGGACGCCGCCACCGAGGCCGAACTGGCCTCCATCGACGACCTGGTGGGCGCCCTGCCGACGCTGCCCGCCGATGCGGTCGAGGTGCCGCCGGCGGTCGCCGCCGACCTGGCCAGGCTCGACACCGTCACCAGGCGCGCCATCGAGGCCGCCCGCGCGGGCGACGCCGGACCTGACGGCCCCGGGCTGCTGCACGACCTGCTGGCGGCCGCCGTCGAGCGCCCCGAGTACACCGACCGCCTGATCCGCGACGAGCTGGTCACCCTGCTGTTCGCCGGCCACGAGACCACGGCCACCACGCTGACCTGGCTCTACCTGCTGCTCGACCGCCACCCCGCCGCCCGCGAGCAGGCGTTGGCCGCCGGGCCCGAGGGCTCGGCCGAACGCCGGGAGGCCGTCCAGGCGTTGGTCCACGAGACGCTGCGGCTCTACCCCTCCGCGTGGATGCTGCCGCGCCACGCCACCGCGGACGACACGGTGGCCGGCCACACCGTCGCGGCCGGCACCGACGTGCTGGTCTGCCCGTGGCTCACCCACCGCGACCCCGAACTCTGGCCGGACCCCGAGCACTTCGACCCCAGCCGGTTCACCACCCCGGGTGCGCGCCCCACCGTCACCGGCGCCTACCTGCCGTTCGGCCTCGGCCCGCGCGCCTGCCTCGGCCTGCAGTTCGCGCTGCGCGAGACCACCGCCCTGCTCGAACGCCTGCTGCCCGCCCACACGGTGGCCTTCGACACCGTGCCCACCCGGGCCGCCTACGGCATCACGGTCCGCCCGGACGGCCCGACCACGGTCACTCTCGGGTAG
- a CDS encoding thioesterase II family protein, translated as MTSTLLLCFPHAGAGPSFFVPWRSLAPAGLEVAPVALPGREQRLGEPPFEQVADVVADVLPWIRERAAAHRGVALFGHALGAVLAFEVAGRLAAEGGPTPCGLFVSGSAGPASRPGPVATGLPDAEFLDLVAHAEGYRRPAFDNPALREALLPVLRADIGMHERYRPAPRRRLDVPITAIRGSHDQVIGTERLTEWRDHTSADFRCACLPGGHMYLLDFPAALLGLIDGRLHHTITPAR; from the coding sequence ATGACCTCCACTCTGCTGCTGTGCTTCCCGCACGCCGGCGCGGGGCCCTCGTTCTTCGTGCCCTGGCGGTCGCTGGCACCGGCCGGGCTGGAGGTCGCGCCGGTCGCCCTGCCGGGCCGCGAGCAGCGATTGGGCGAACCGCCGTTCGAGCAGGTGGCGGACGTGGTGGCCGACGTGCTGCCCTGGATCCGCGAGCGGGCCGCGGCCCACCGGGGCGTGGCGCTGTTCGGGCACGCCCTCGGGGCGGTGCTGGCGTTCGAGGTGGCGGGCCGGCTGGCCGCCGAGGGCGGGCCGACGCCGTGCGGCCTGTTCGTGAGCGGCTCGGCGGGCCCCGCGAGCCGGCCAGGGCCGGTCGCCACCGGCCTGCCGGACGCCGAGTTCCTGGATCTCGTCGCGCACGCCGAGGGCTACCGCCGCCCGGCCTTCGACAACCCGGCCCTGCGCGAGGCGCTGCTGCCGGTGCTGCGCGCCGACATCGGGATGCACGAGCGGTACCGCCCCGCGCCGCGGCGAAGACTGGACGTCCCGATCACGGCGATCCGCGGTTCGCACGACCAGGTGATCGGCACCGAACGCCTGACGGAGTGGCGCGACCACACCTCGGCCGACTTCCGGTGCGCCTGCCTGCCCGGTGGGCACATGTACCTGCTCGACTTCCCCGCGGCGCTGCTCGGCCTGATCGACGGCCGCCTGCACCACACCATCACCCCCGCCCGGTAG
- the asnB gene encoding asparagine synthase (glutamine-hydrolyzing): MSGIAGWIDFERDVARERHAVLAMTASLAGRGPHGEGMWACPRAVLGQRGTGAVHETDGGKPLVVAEQGRPVAVISYDGSVSNVARLRRQLTDSGERFSFGSEAEVVLRTYLRWGTAGVRRLDGMFAFAIWDLRVSRLVLARDRLGVKPLSYLPLEAGVLFGSQARAVLAHPLAEARVDADGLRAVLTAIKVPGRGVFRGLREVPPGHLVQVGVSGIHTEAYWRLRPQPHTESLPETLETVRRLLGGAVASAMAGEPAPGILLSGGLDSSAVAALAAGRTPGGEPLRTFSVGIGVNADSVPDSPYVAQVVHHLGASHLEAPLDPEVLADPVVRTAVLTAKDLPTPYGDKNITPYLFYRSVGEQVKVALSGEGADPVFGGFDWAGDREVLAAEMFPWLTRARRFGAAHGLGAGLLDPALLDWLALDAYCADQYHDAIAEVEHLPASTGLERRMRELGHLHLTRWLDPLLLHSERLGTAAGLEIRFPFCDHRLVEYLYNTPWAMKTYGGREKGLLRAVAGELLPPAILARSSAPFPATYDDGYTAHLRDALAGVLADPHAPVAALLDTKAARAFVEDPRLTDRGGWPDRADVEMALQLNTWLDRYGIRLTL; the protein is encoded by the coding sequence GTGTCCGGAATCGCCGGCTGGATCGACTTCGAGCGGGACGTGGCGCGCGAGCGGCACGCCGTCCTCGCCATGACGGCCTCGCTGGCCGGGCGCGGCCCGCACGGGGAGGGGATGTGGGCCTGCCCGCGCGCGGTGCTGGGTCAGCGCGGCACGGGCGCGGTCCACGAGACCGACGGCGGCAAGCCGCTGGTGGTGGCCGAGCAGGGCCGCCCGGTGGCGGTGATCAGCTACGACGGGTCGGTGTCCAACGTCGCCAGACTGCGCCGGCAGCTGACCGACTCCGGCGAGCGCTTCAGTTTCGGCAGCGAGGCCGAGGTGGTGCTGCGCACCTACCTGCGCTGGGGGACGGCGGGGGTTCGGCGGCTGGACGGCATGTTCGCCTTCGCCATCTGGGACCTAAGGGTCAGCCGGCTGGTGCTGGCCCGGGACCGGCTGGGCGTCAAGCCGTTGAGCTACCTCCCGCTGGAGGCCGGCGTGCTGTTCGGCTCACAGGCCCGCGCGGTCCTCGCGCATCCGCTGGCCGAGGCCCGGGTGGACGCCGACGGGCTGCGCGCCGTGCTGACGGCGATCAAGGTGCCCGGGCGCGGCGTCTTCCGCGGCCTGCGCGAGGTGCCGCCGGGACACCTGGTCCAGGTGGGCGTGAGCGGGATCCACACCGAGGCGTACTGGCGACTGCGTCCGCAGCCGCACACCGAGAGCCTGCCCGAGACGCTGGAGACCGTCCGCCGGCTGCTCGGCGGCGCGGTCGCCTCGGCGATGGCCGGCGAGCCGGCGCCCGGGATCCTGCTCTCCGGCGGCCTGGACTCCAGCGCGGTGGCCGCGCTGGCTGCGGGCCGCACACCGGGCGGCGAACCGCTGCGGACCTTCAGCGTGGGGATCGGCGTGAACGCGGACAGCGTGCCGGACAGCCCCTACGTGGCCCAGGTGGTGCACCACCTGGGCGCCTCGCACCTCGAAGCCCCGCTCGACCCGGAGGTGCTCGCCGACCCGGTGGTGCGCACCGCGGTGCTGACGGCCAAGGACCTGCCCACGCCGTACGGGGACAAGAACATCACGCCCTACCTCTTCTACCGCTCGGTGGGCGAGCAGGTGAAGGTGGCGCTGTCGGGCGAGGGGGCCGACCCGGTGTTCGGCGGCTTCGACTGGGCCGGCGACCGGGAGGTGCTGGCGGCCGAGATGTTCCCCTGGCTGACCCGGGCGCGCCGGTTCGGGGCGGCCCACGGCCTCGGGGCCGGGCTGCTGGACCCGGCGCTGCTCGACTGGCTGGCCCTGGACGCCTACTGCGCCGACCAGTACCACGACGCGATCGCCGAGGTCGAGCACCTGCCGGCGTCCACCGGGCTCGAACGCCGGATGCGCGAGCTGGGCCACCTGCACCTGACCCGCTGGCTGGACCCGCTGCTGCTGCACTCCGAGCGGCTGGGCACCGCGGCCGGCCTGGAGATCCGGTTCCCGTTCTGCGACCACCGCCTGGTGGAGTACCTCTACAACACGCCCTGGGCGATGAAGACCTACGGCGGCCGGGAGAAGGGCCTGCTGCGCGCGGTGGCCGGCGAGCTGCTGCCGCCCGCCATCCTGGCCCGGTCCAGCGCACCGTTCCCCGCGACCTACGACGACGGCTACACCGCGCACCTGCGCGACGCGCTGGCGGGCGTGCTCGCCGACCCGCACGCACCGGTCGCGGCGCTGCTCGACACGAAGGCCGCACGGGCCTTCGTCGAGGACCCCCGGCTGACCGACCGCGGCGGCTGGCCGGACCGGGCCGACGTCGAGATGGCGCTGCAGCTGAACACCTGGCTCGACCGGTACGGGATCCGCCTGACGCTCTGA
- a CDS encoding acyl-CoA dehydrogenase family protein has product MATSPHPQNPWHVPGVPSFLEGLYLGEFRWDLIHPFPVQDKADRQAGDRVLAAFGALLRERVDPSEVDAERRLPPGLLEALAAGGYTRLQSAPELGGLGLSGMNAFRIVQAAASWSMPVARLLAVHSTVGAGAPLAALPPGPLHEGLGARVRAGDVCGSADTAPTGADGRPCGTTAAPVEGGAAYLLTGGKVFTGNGSLAGLVGVTATVREAGGERVRTFFVDTADPGLTVTAEHEFMGLKGYPARELALRNVRVPAELMAAEEEHDQDPTPELNRLVVRSRVHSIVAPALALGRLCLHWSREFTGRRQVDGRPLGSFEETQRMVAATLGEVFALETLAQWCLLGEDGPADKRTANLRYEHLAAKNLASATCWRIVDRTMSLLGAEGYETAHSKARRGAVPLPVERAFREARGLRIACGVDFQLDNRAARLGVLGCYYPEPANARAIESEPADVSCLDDADLTEPNLGHLRFTAHQVKAFARTCLALVRRHPDPQELFEQEHLLIQLNQVAGELLLMSLVLARTSQCGRLGPESTQELAELYCAAARRRIDDLWRRITVEQPSGHADASAAWLAGERWADLVSDVLTDAPPTAG; this is encoded by the coding sequence ATGGCGACCAGCCCGCACCCGCAGAACCCCTGGCACGTCCCGGGGGTGCCCAGCTTCCTGGAGGGCCTCTACCTCGGCGAGTTCCGCTGGGACCTCATCCACCCCTTCCCGGTGCAGGACAAGGCCGACCGGCAGGCCGGCGACCGCGTCCTGGCCGCCTTCGGGGCGCTGCTGCGCGAGCGGGTGGACCCCAGCGAGGTGGATGCCGAGCGGCGGCTGCCGCCCGGTCTGCTGGAGGCGCTGGCGGCCGGCGGCTACACCCGGCTGCAGAGCGCCCCGGAACTCGGGGGCCTGGGCCTGTCCGGCATGAACGCCTTCCGGATCGTCCAGGCGGCCGCGAGCTGGTCGATGCCGGTGGCGCGGCTGCTCGCGGTGCACAGCACCGTCGGCGCCGGCGCCCCCCTGGCCGCGCTGCCCCCGGGCCCGCTGCACGAGGGACTCGGAGCCCGGGTCCGGGCCGGGGACGTGTGCGGCAGCGCCGACACCGCGCCGACGGGCGCCGACGGCCGCCCGTGCGGCACCACCGCCGCCCCCGTCGAGGGCGGCGCCGCGTACCTGCTGACCGGAGGGAAGGTCTTCACCGGCAACGGCTCGCTCGCGGGCCTGGTCGGCGTGACCGCGACCGTGCGCGAGGCGGGCGGCGAGCGGGTCCGGACCTTCTTCGTGGACACCGCCGACCCCGGCCTCACGGTGACCGCGGAGCACGAGTTCATGGGCCTCAAGGGGTACCCGGCCAGGGAACTGGCCCTGCGCAACGTGCGGGTGCCGGCCGAGCTGATGGCGGCCGAGGAGGAGCACGACCAGGACCCCACCCCCGAGTTGAACCGCCTGGTCGTCCGCAGCCGGGTGCACAGCATCGTGGCCCCGGCACTGGCACTCGGCCGGCTCTGCCTGCACTGGTCGCGGGAGTTCACGGGCAGGCGCCAGGTGGACGGCCGTCCGCTCGGCTCCTTCGAGGAGACCCAGCGCATGGTCGCGGCCACCCTCGGCGAGGTCTTCGCGCTGGAGACGCTGGCCCAGTGGTGCCTGCTGGGCGAGGACGGCCCCGCCGACAAGCGGACGGCCAACCTGCGCTACGAGCACCTCGCGGCCAAGAACCTGGCCTCGGCGACCTGTTGGCGCATCGTCGACCGGACCATGTCGCTGCTGGGCGCCGAGGGCTACGAGACCGCGCACAGCAAGGCCCGCCGCGGCGCCGTGCCGCTGCCGGTGGAGCGGGCCTTCCGGGAGGCACGGGGCCTGCGGATCGCCTGCGGGGTGGACTTCCAGCTCGACAACCGGGCCGCGCGGCTGGGCGTCCTCGGCTGCTACTACCCGGAGCCGGCGAACGCGCGGGCGATCGAGTCGGAGCCGGCCGACGTCAGCTGCCTGGACGACGCCGACCTGACCGAGCCCAACCTCGGCCACCTGCGGTTCACCGCCCACCAGGTGAAGGCCTTCGCCCGGACCTGCCTGGCGCTGGTGCGCCGCCACCCGGACCCGCAGGAGCTGTTCGAGCAGGAGCACCTGCTGATCCAGCTCAACCAGGTCGCGGGCGAGCTGCTGCTGATGTCCCTGGTGCTGGCCCGGACCTCGCAGTGCGGTCGGCTGGGACCCGAGAGCACCCAGGAGCTGGCCGAGCTCTACTGCGCCGCCGCCCGGCGGCGGATCGACGACCTGTGGCGCCGGATCACCGTGGAGCAGCCCAGCGGGCACGCCGACGCCAGCGCCGCCTGGCTGGCCGGCGAGCGGTGGGCGGACCTGGTCTCGGACGTGCTGACGGACGCTCCGCCGACGGCGGGCTGA
- a CDS encoding BTAD domain-containing putative transcriptional regulator: MTAQLGEREFPLGPPRRRALLGLLLIQLGRTVSTGQLVEELWGEHPPRQAKASLQSYVSHLRTALAPMAAPGAAESLVRHVASGYVLDLDEEQVDAYRFESLVARGRRLQREHEFPAARALLTEALELWRGAPYADLTEYGPLAGEGARLEQVRLTAVETRADACLMLRQPEAVVAELEREAGRYPLRERLVGQLMTALYRLGRQADALFVYERTRTSLLEELGVAVSEELQELHGAILRQELDGRGSPPGDAERACVHERAPEPPAFTEAPKTRGFAGREGELLELRSLVADTVDGDGRAAAVLGEAGIGKTRLLLELATPLKNRAPDVMWGRCFAGQGVPPYWPWAQVLRQLSARRPEDFTAAAARFGTALAPLIPELLPAAEQQTPEEAGAQERFRTYDAVCEVLLALADRRPLLVLLEDLHWADAPSLDLLRLLTTRQHGRPLGLVMTARDSDIGTNPVLSQKLGEVLRDPRTEALRLGGLSEAEVGVLVRSKAGSGISAAVTSALHERSKGNPYFVAQLLSLLGGTNGLHDPHAARLLLARVPSGVREVLRQRFATLPAEALRTLRTCAVLGTEVDLRLLNEITGEDRSTRAAVESAVLAQLLRADAHHPDLLHFTHALVQETLYEELDQEQRALLHAQVARTLLDRSYVPDEDVEQVAHHAWEAGCEMPAKEALPSLLRAAEQAEQRLAYEQAETWLRRAMCLLRELPAGNPATPGLDQRLQIQLGQVLALIRGYGDAEAEVAFNRSRELNAVTGTPDRAPVLWALCAAHLVTGRYEESLAFSGRLREMSGSDPDPVAVLGAAYGQGIVLHVRGELPAALAELERGVSAADRFCSGQGNTLAKAFQHDPRVSCRSYDAFTHWLLGDQRAAMERREELIALAGRDARPSDRSFALYVDAVLAGLEGDVERVERVGTLGVEVAAEAGLRYWKAMLEICLGWADAHRGDGGAGVARIQAALAVLRTSRTLLRLPLHLGLLAEAQHHAGQLADAQVTLRSLNAEVEQRSEYVYLNPRLPAARLSAELLGTELLGTDAPVRSGRARSGRARSGRARSAGAAGQVR; the protein is encoded by the coding sequence ATGACGGCGCAGCTCGGCGAGCGCGAGTTCCCGCTGGGCCCGCCACGGCGGCGCGCACTGCTCGGTCTGCTGCTGATCCAGCTGGGCCGGACCGTCTCCACCGGCCAGTTGGTCGAGGAACTGTGGGGCGAGCACCCGCCCCGGCAGGCCAAGGCCTCGTTGCAGAGCTACGTCTCCCACCTGCGCACCGCGCTGGCGCCGATGGCCGCGCCGGGCGCCGCCGAGTCGCTGGTGCGCCACGTCGCCTCGGGCTACGTGCTGGACCTGGACGAGGAGCAGGTCGACGCCTACCGCTTCGAGAGCCTGGTCGCCCGGGGCCGCCGGCTGCAGCGCGAGCACGAGTTCCCCGCCGCCCGCGCGCTGCTCACCGAGGCGCTGGAGCTGTGGCGCGGGGCGCCGTACGCCGATCTGACCGAGTACGGGCCGCTGGCCGGCGAGGGCGCGCGGCTGGAGCAGGTGCGGCTGACCGCGGTGGAGACCCGGGCCGACGCCTGCCTGATGCTGCGCCAGCCCGAGGCGGTGGTGGCGGAGCTGGAGCGCGAGGCGGGCCGGTATCCGCTGCGCGAGCGGCTGGTGGGGCAGCTGATGACCGCGCTCTACCGGCTCGGCCGGCAGGCCGATGCACTCTTCGTCTACGAACGCACCCGGACCAGCCTGCTGGAGGAGCTCGGCGTCGCGGTCAGCGAGGAACTGCAGGAGCTGCACGGCGCGATCCTGCGCCAGGAGCTGGACGGCCGCGGCAGCCCGCCCGGCGACGCCGAGCGGGCCTGCGTCCACGAACGCGCCCCGGAGCCGCCCGCCTTCACCGAGGCGCCCAAGACCCGCGGCTTCGCCGGGCGGGAGGGCGAGCTGCTGGAGCTGCGCTCACTGGTGGCGGACACGGTCGACGGCGACGGGCGGGCGGCGGCGGTCCTCGGCGAGGCGGGGATCGGCAAGACCCGGCTGCTGCTGGAGCTCGCCACGCCGCTGAAGAACCGCGCTCCGGACGTCATGTGGGGCCGCTGCTTCGCGGGCCAGGGGGTCCCGCCGTACTGGCCGTGGGCCCAGGTGCTGCGCCAGCTCTCCGCGCGCCGCCCCGAGGACTTCACGGCCGCCGCCGCCCGCTTCGGCACCGCGCTCGCGCCGCTGATCCCCGAACTGCTGCCCGCCGCCGAGCAGCAGACACCGGAGGAGGCCGGCGCCCAGGAGCGGTTCCGCACCTACGACGCGGTGTGCGAGGTGCTGCTGGCCCTGGCCGACCGGCGCCCGCTGCTGGTCCTGCTGGAGGACCTGCACTGGGCCGACGCGCCCTCGCTGGACCTGCTGCGGCTGCTCACCACCCGCCAGCACGGGCGTCCGCTGGGCCTGGTGATGACCGCCCGGGACAGCGACATCGGCACCAACCCCGTGCTGTCCCAGAAGCTCGGCGAGGTGCTGCGCGACCCGCGCACCGAGGCGCTGCGGCTCGGCGGCCTCTCCGAGGCGGAGGTCGGGGTGCTGGTGCGGAGCAAGGCGGGCTCGGGCATCAGCGCCGCGGTGACCAGCGCGCTCCACGAACGCAGCAAGGGCAACCCCTACTTCGTCGCCCAGCTGCTCTCGCTGCTGGGCGGCACCAACGGGCTGCACGACCCGCACGCCGCCCGGCTGCTGCTCGCCCGGGTCCCCTCGGGGGTGCGCGAGGTGCTGCGCCAGCGGTTCGCCACGCTGCCCGCCGAGGCGCTGCGCACCCTGCGGACCTGCGCCGTGCTCGGCACCGAGGTCGACCTGCGGCTGCTCAACGAGATCACCGGCGAGGACCGGTCCACCCGGGCCGCCGTCGAGTCGGCGGTGCTGGCCCAGCTGCTGCGCGCCGACGCCCACCACCCCGACCTGCTGCACTTCACCCACGCCCTGGTCCAGGAGACGCTCTACGAGGAGCTCGACCAGGAGCAGCGCGCCCTGCTGCACGCCCAGGTGGCCCGCACCCTGCTCGACCGCTCGTACGTGCCGGACGAGGACGTCGAACAGGTCGCCCACCACGCCTGGGAGGCGGGCTGCGAGATGCCGGCCAAGGAGGCGCTGCCCTCGCTGCTGCGCGCCGCCGAGCAGGCCGAGCAGCGCCTCGCCTACGAGCAGGCCGAGACCTGGCTGCGCCGGGCGATGTGCCTGCTGCGCGAGCTGCCGGCCGGCAACCCCGCGACCCCGGGGCTCGACCAGCGGCTGCAGATCCAGCTGGGCCAGGTGCTGGCCCTCATCCGCGGCTACGGGGACGCCGAGGCGGAGGTGGCCTTCAACCGCAGCCGCGAACTCAACGCCGTCACCGGCACGCCCGACCGCGCCCCGGTACTGTGGGCGCTGTGCGCCGCGCACCTGGTCACCGGGCGGTACGAGGAGTCGCTGGCGTTCTCCGGCCGGCTGCGGGAGATGTCCGGCAGCGATCCGGATCCGGTGGCGGTGCTCGGCGCCGCGTACGGCCAGGGCATCGTGCTGCACGTGCGCGGCGAGCTGCCGGCGGCGCTGGCCGAGCTGGAACGGGGCGTCAGCGCGGCGGATCGTTTCTGCAGCGGGCAGGGCAACACGCTGGCGAAGGCCTTCCAGCACGACCCCCGGGTCTCCTGCCGGTCCTACGACGCCTTCACCCACTGGCTGCTCGGCGACCAGCGGGCCGCGATGGAGCGCCGCGAGGAGCTGATCGCGCTGGCCGGCCGCGACGCCCGGCCCTCCGACCGGTCCTTCGCGCTCTACGTGGACGCGGTGCTCGCGGGGCTGGAGGGCGACGTCGAGCGGGTCGAGCGGGTCGGGACGCTGGGCGTGGAGGTGGCGGCCGAGGCCGGCCTGCGCTACTGGAAGGCGATGCTGGAGATCTGCCTGGGCTGGGCCGACGCGCACCGCGGCGACGGCGGCGCCGGGGTCGCCCGGATCCAGGCCGCCCTCGCCGTGCTGCGCACCAGCCGCACACTGCTGCGGCTCCCGCTGCACCTGGGCCTGCTCGCCGAGGCCCAGCATCACGCGGGGCAACTGGCGGACGCCCAGGTCACGCTGCGCTCGCTGAACGCGGAGGTGGAGCAGCGCAGCGAGTACGTCTACCTCAACCCGCGGCTGCCCGCGGCGCGGCTCAGCGCGGAGTTGCTGGGGACGGAGTTGCTGGGGACGGACGCGCCGGTGCGGTCGGGGCGGGCGCGGTCGGGGCGGGCGCGGTCGGGGCGGGCGCGGTCGGCAGGCGCGGCAGGGCAGGTGCGGTAG